From a single Mycobacteriales bacterium genomic region:
- a CDS encoding bifunctional adenosylcobinamide kinase/adenosylcobinamide-phosphate guanylyltransferase, with amino-acid sequence MLILVLGGTRSGKSGVAESLAARLPGTVTYVATLLTDDADAELTARIDRHQARRPSTWTTV; translated from the coding sequence ATGCTGATCCTCGTCCTCGGCGGCACCCGTTCCGGGAAGTCCGGTGTCGCCGAATCGCTGGCCGCGCGGCTGCCGGGGACGGTGACGTACGTCGCCACGCTGCTGACTGACGACGCCGACGCGGAGCTGACCGCCCGGATCGACCGCCACCAGGCGAGGCGGCCGTCGACGTGGACCACCGTCG
- the cobO gene encoding cob(I)yrinic acid a,c-diamide adenosyltransferase yields the protein MSEKVTDRSITRVIVNTGHGKGKSSAAFGVVGRAWARGWSVVVVQFVKGGKWNTGERKLADHLGVEWHTLGDGFTWESTDLDESAAKNRHAWAVAKDKLSSGNYDLVILDELTYTITYGWVPVDDVVTAVTGRHARTNVVITGRDAAPELVEIADTVTEMAKVKHALDQGIGARKGIEY from the coding sequence ATGAGCGAGAAGGTCACCGACCGATCGATCACCCGGGTGATCGTCAACACCGGCCACGGCAAGGGCAAGTCCTCGGCCGCGTTCGGCGTCGTGGGCCGGGCGTGGGCGCGCGGCTGGAGCGTCGTCGTGGTGCAGTTCGTCAAAGGCGGCAAGTGGAACACCGGGGAGCGCAAGCTCGCGGATCACCTCGGTGTCGAGTGGCACACCCTCGGCGACGGTTTCACCTGGGAGTCGACCGACCTCGACGAGTCGGCCGCGAAGAACCGCCATGCGTGGGCGGTCGCGAAGGACAAGCTCAGCAGCGGCAACTACGACCTGGTGATCCTCGACGAGCTCACCTACACGATCACCTACGGGTGGGTGCCGGTCGACGACGTCGTGACCGCCGTGACGGGCCGGCACGCCCGCACCAACGTGGTCATTACCGGGCGCGACGCCGCTCCTGAGCTCGTCGAGATCGCCGACACCGTCACCGAGATGGCGAAGGTGAAGCACGCGTTGGACCAGGGCATCGGGGCGCGCAAGGGCATCGAGTACTGA
- a CDS encoding adenosylcobinamide amidohydrolase — MRLPPELVTRTEDGVELSTLVWRLLTPMRCVSTAAIGGGFVDAAWVINAQVPKGYHRADIGAHGTEIAAALGLTGSGTVMLTAVNVRSHHRARFEGAEVTATVGVSDPTWAADPSAESTRMRDAAPAPGTVNVVVALPEPVVPAGLVNLVATVTEAKCQAFADFSVAGTGTPSDAVTVLCPVEGVAHPYGGPRSLWGARVACAAYDAIVAGLRDERERTTRQC, encoded by the coding sequence ATGCGGCTGCCGCCAGAGCTGGTCACGCGCACCGAGGACGGCGTCGAGCTGTCGACGCTGGTCTGGCGGCTTCTCACGCCGATGCGCTGCGTGTCGACGGCGGCGATCGGCGGCGGCTTCGTCGACGCCGCCTGGGTGATCAACGCGCAGGTCCCGAAGGGCTATCACCGCGCCGACATCGGCGCGCACGGTACCGAGATCGCCGCCGCGCTCGGCCTGACCGGATCCGGCACCGTCATGCTCACCGCCGTCAATGTGCGCAGCCACCACCGCGCGAGGTTCGAAGGCGCTGAGGTCACCGCCACGGTCGGCGTGAGCGATCCGACCTGGGCCGCGGACCCGAGCGCCGAGTCGACCCGGATGCGGGACGCCGCGCCGGCGCCGGGCACGGTCAACGTCGTCGTCGCCCTGCCGGAGCCCGTCGTACCCGCCGGTCTGGTCAACCTCGTCGCGACCGTCACCGAGGCGAAGTGCCAGGCGTTTGCCGACTTCTCGGTGGCAGGCACCGGGACCCCGTCCGACGCCGTGACGGTGCTGTGCCCAGTCGAAGGCGTGGCGCACCCGTACGGCGGCCCGCGGTCACTGTGGGGCGCCCGCGTCGCGTGTGCGGCGTACGACGCGATCGTCGCCGGGCTGCGGGACGAGCGTGAGCGAACGACGCGGCAATGCTGA
- a CDS encoding ABC transporter ATP-binding protein, with translation MIEVERLRVELTGKVLVEDVSLVVPKEGWLGLVGPNGAGKTTTLRALARLLAFSGSVRVAGADTQRLRRRELARLVAYVPQQPMFPVDMTVADYVLLGRTPHLGLLQAPSPADRDLCRSILTRLGLGSYPERRLGTLSGGERQRLVIARALAQQAPVLLLDEPTSALDLGRRIDAMELVDELRVERGLTVVTVVHDLTLAGQFADQLALLHHGRLVAVGPATDVLRDDVLAEVYDADVRVVDDDGHLVVTSRRWGSMSRSVEGI, from the coding sequence GTGATCGAGGTCGAGCGACTGCGAGTCGAGCTGACCGGCAAGGTCCTCGTCGAGGACGTGAGCCTCGTCGTACCGAAGGAGGGCTGGCTCGGCCTGGTGGGCCCGAACGGCGCCGGGAAGACGACGACCCTGCGCGCGCTGGCGCGGCTGCTCGCGTTCTCCGGTTCGGTGCGAGTCGCGGGCGCGGACACGCAGCGACTGCGACGCCGTGAGCTCGCCCGGCTGGTCGCGTACGTGCCGCAGCAGCCGATGTTTCCGGTCGACATGACCGTCGCGGACTACGTCCTGCTCGGGCGTACGCCGCACCTCGGGCTGCTTCAGGCGCCCTCGCCCGCCGACCGCGACCTCTGCCGCAGCATCCTGACCCGGTTGGGACTCGGCAGCTATCCCGAACGGCGGCTCGGCACGCTATCGGGCGGCGAACGTCAGCGGCTCGTGATCGCCCGAGCCCTCGCTCAGCAGGCACCGGTCCTGTTGCTCGACGAACCGACGAGCGCGCTGGATCTCGGCCGCCGCATCGATGCGATGGAGCTCGTCGACGAGCTGCGGGTCGAGCGCGGGCTGACCGTCGTCACCGTCGTCCACGACCTGACCCTCGCCGGGCAGTTCGCCGACCAGCTCGCGCTGCTGCACCACGGCAGGCTCGTCGCGGTCGGGCCGGCGACCGACGTGCTGCGCGACGACGTGCTGGCGGAGGTCTACGACGCGGACGTGCGCGTCGTCGACGACGACGGCCACCTGGTCGTCACGTCCCGTCGCTGGGGTTCGATGTCGCGTTCCGTGGAGGGGATATGA